The Synergistota bacterium genome includes a region encoding these proteins:
- a CDS encoding TAXI family TRAP transporter solute-binding subunit: MIRGKVFGIVALMLSLCFGGLALAQELKPVTLTWVAGGVGGGWYTQAGALASLINQKEPKITIKVVPGGGVVNPMRVSSGEADLGWGITFVDKMAYQGLQPLYKEPCSKIRAIGGYFGYYHIHFVAAADKGIKTVKELVDMIKAGKPVRVAVPMKGTSDLPIVERIFAFYGITLEDIKKAGGDYFHAVYADMVSNYKDRHVDFVITHLSLPAAAVTEMFVSRDSVLLAVSDECIDAISKELGTVPRETGLCVIPAGTYKGQDKDVPTVATAGELLVRADVPDEVVYAITKILCENIQEVHAAHPANKTFDPKVGWKNIAVPLHPGAEKYYKEKGYMK, from the coding sequence ATGATAAGAGGTAAGGTTTTCGGTATTGTGGCATTGATGCTTTCCTTGTGTTTCGGTGGACTTGCCTTAGCTCAGGAGCTTAAGCCCGTTACCTTAACGTGGGTAGCTGGTGGAGTCGGAGGAGGTTGGTATACTCAGGCAGGTGCTTTGGCTTCTTTGATTAATCAAAAGGAGCCCAAGATAACTATCAAAGTTGTCCCTGGTGGAGGAGTAGTTAATCCGATGAGGGTTTCATCAGGTGAAGCTGACCTTGGATGGGGTATAACCTTCGTGGATAAGATGGCTTATCAAGGGCTTCAACCTCTTTATAAGGAACCCTGTTCTAAAATAAGAGCTATAGGCGGATACTTTGGTTACTATCACATTCACTTTGTGGCTGCGGCTGATAAGGGTATAAAGACGGTTAAGGAGCTTGTGGACATGATAAAGGCTGGAAAGCCTGTAAGGGTTGCCGTCCCTATGAAAGGGACATCTGATCTCCCTATTGTTGAGAGGATCTTCGCTTTCTATGGGATAACCCTTGAGGATATCAAAAAGGCTGGAGGAGATTACTTCCATGCCGTTTATGCTGATATGGTAAGTAACTATAAGGATCGTCATGTAGACTTTGTTATAACTCATCTTTCTTTGCCTGCCGCAGCTGTCACTGAGATGTTTGTCTCTCGTGATTCTGTCCTTTTAGCTGTTTCCGATGAGTGCATTGATGCTATAAGCAAGGAGCTTGGTACCGTTCCTCGTGAGACTGGACTTTGCGTTATACCTGCTGGAACCTATAAGGGGCAGGACAAGGATGTTCCCACTGTAGCTACCGCTGGAGAGCTTTTAGTCAGGGCTGATGTTCCTGATGAGGTGGTATACGCTATTACGAAGATCCTTTGTGAGAATATTCAAGAGGTTCATGCGGCTCATCCTGCTAATAAGACCTTCGATCCCAAGGTTGGTTGGAAAAACATAGCTGTTCCTCTTCATCCTGGAGCAGAGAAGTACTATAAGGAAAAGGGTTACATGAAATAG
- the lipA gene encoding lipoyl synthase produces the protein MRKPSWIRKSLPQGGKVEYTRRILRGCGLNTVCEEAKCPNLGECFSRGTATFLILGDICTRNCSFCAVTKGEPLPVDENEPLRIAQAVREFRLRYVVITSVTRDDLEDGGAEVFEKTIREVKKIESVKGIEVLIPDFKGDEKALAKVVNSSPTVINHNLETVRRLYPKVRPLANYERSLTLLKKIKEMNPKIITKSGIMVGLGEEKEEVIELMRDLREVNCDIITLGQYLQPTKDNLPVERFVTPEEFKEYEKIAYTLGFKLAFSAPLVRSSYKAEESLNLLNEKW, from the coding sequence ATGAGGAAACCAAGTTGGATAAGAAAAAGCCTACCTCAGGGAGGTAAGGTAGAATATACAAGAAGAATATTGAGAGGTTGCGGCCTTAACACTGTATGTGAAGAGGCGAAGTGCCCCAACCTAGGAGAATGTTTTTCAAGAGGAACCGCAACATTTTTAATTCTTGGTGATATATGCACAAGAAACTGCTCTTTCTGTGCAGTGACAAAGGGAGAACCTTTACCTGTTGATGAAAACGAGCCCTTAAGGATAGCTCAAGCAGTTAGAGAGTTTAGGCTAAGATATGTGGTTATAACCTCAGTAACAAGAGATGATTTAGAAGACGGAGGAGCAGAAGTTTTTGAGAAAACTATAAGAGAAGTTAAAAAGATAGAGAGTGTAAAGGGAATTGAGGTTCTAATCCCAGACTTTAAGGGGGATGAAAAGGCTCTCGCCAAAGTAGTTAATTCATCTCCAACGGTGATAAATCACAACCTTGAGACAGTTAGAAGACTTTACCCTAAGGTGAGACCTCTAGCTAACTATGAAAGGTCTCTCACCTTACTGAAAAAAATCAAAGAGATGAATCCTAAGATAATAACAAAGTCCGGAATAATGGTAGGACTCGGTGAAGAGAAAGAAGAGGTAATAGAGCTGATGAGAGATCTAAGAGAGGTAAATTGCGATATCATAACCTTAGGGCAGTACCTTCAACCCACAAAAGATAACCTTCCCGTCGAAAGATTTGTAACCCCAGAGGAATTCAAGGAATATGAAAAAATAGCTTATACTTTAGGATTTAAACTAGCCTTCTCCGCTCCCTTGGTTAGAAGCTCATACAAAGCTGAGGAGTCGCTAAATCTCCTTAATGAAAAGTGGTAG
- the lipB gene encoding lipoyl(octanoyl) transferase LipB — protein MKFKVEVLNFEEPVDYERCLKIQRELLRRVESEDLGFLLLLEHEPVFTLGKRAKREHILVPEEVLKKEGIKVVETDRGGDITYHGPGQLISYPIIPLDCSVKEYVWRLEEIVIRVLEEYGIKATRKEGYPGVWIDEKRKIASIGIGIKRSGKKWISYHGTAFNIDPIMRHFLFITPCGLTGIEMVSIKSLVRISPPISKVKKQYLEAFKTLFPFHEVLEEC, from the coding sequence ATGAAGTTTAAGGTAGAGGTTTTAAATTTTGAAGAACCGGTAGATTATGAAAGATGCCTCAAAATACAAAGAGAGCTCTTAAGAAGGGTAGAAAGCGAAGATCTCGGCTTTCTCCTCCTTCTGGAACATGAGCCAGTATTTACCCTTGGGAAAAGAGCCAAAAGAGAGCATATACTCGTTCCTGAAGAGGTTCTCAAAAAGGAAGGAATAAAGGTTGTTGAAACTGATAGAGGAGGAGACATCACTTATCATGGTCCAGGACAGCTTATATCTTACCCCATAATTCCCTTAGACTGTAGCGTAAAGGAATATGTATGGAGACTTGAAGAGATAGTTATAAGGGTTCTTGAAGAGTATGGGATAAAGGCAACTCGTAAAGAAGGTTATCCAGGGGTTTGGATAGACGAAAAAAGAAAGATAGCTTCCATAGGAATAGGGATTAAAAGAAGCGGAAAGAAGTGGATAAGCTATCACGGAACAGCTTTCAATATAGATCCCATAATGAGGCACTTCCTATTCATAACCCCATGCGGGCTAACCGGGATTGAAATGGTATCGATCAAAAGCCTCGTCAGAATATCTCCTCCTATTAGCAAGGTAAAAAAACAATATTTAGAAGCATTTAAGACTCTATTCCCTTTTCATGAAGTTTTAGAAGAATGTTAA
- a CDS encoding TRAP transporter small permease has translation MRRKFEAISKSLFWVSILVIAGLQVVVFYSVIMRYLFRRPPYWSTEVTELMIIMLTFLAIAEVERLDKHIKFSLFVDWLPPRKKCIVNLINILIALAFIALMVWEGGKATWLVYSKGMRVPSLLRTPLSLIYVFLPIGAGALGIQLVIRFLDELEKLREGRA, from the coding sequence ATGAGGAGAAAGTTTGAGGCGATCTCAAAGTCGTTATTTTGGGTATCCATACTAGTAATCGCCGGGCTTCAAGTGGTCGTCTTCTACTCAGTTATAATGCGATACCTATTCAGAAGACCTCCTTACTGGTCGACAGAGGTAACAGAGCTAATGATAATTATGTTAACTTTTCTCGCCATAGCTGAGGTAGAGAGGCTTGATAAACACATAAAGTTCAGCTTATTTGTGGATTGGTTACCACCGAGAAAGAAATGCATAGTAAACCTAATAAACATACTTATAGCTTTAGCCTTCATAGCTTTAATGGTTTGGGAAGGAGGAAAGGCAACTTGGCTTGTGTATTCTAAGGGAATGAGAGTTCCTTCGCTTTTAAGAACCCCGTTATCGCTGATCTATGTATTCCTACCGATAGGAGCTGGAGCTTTAGGAATCCAACTTGTGATAAGGTTCTTAGATGAGCTAGAAAAGCTTAGGGAGGGGAGAGCATGA
- the dctP gene encoding TRAP transporter substrate-binding protein DctP, which produces MKKGYVLTTLILLSLILGSSAIAQVINMNVASHVTPGYKDLLPPEEAFIEDVNVAGEGKVKLNFYHSETLLKVNELIPGLEAGTADIIFHTTSHTTGSWPIMGGPSLPFLFKSDLDINEKLKIGQPLFNLMQKIMLEKHKIVFLAYGAIPSQYLWTSKKPVRKPEDIKGMIIRVGGEAEAEAIKALGGSPVFMSSGELYEALQRGTIDGLIAYPGTIGGRSLHEVLKYCTKIPLSAYGRGIYMKKETWDKLPGSVKRIITLAAYKYDYLHLKYAEAAHEQDVWPKVKAKGIEIIEPTEEAIKQFREICKPTWDSWIKKVGEDIGKQFIELATK; this is translated from the coding sequence GTGAAGAAAGGCTATGTATTAACAACCCTCATATTACTAAGCCTGATCCTCGGAAGTAGCGCTATAGCCCAAGTGATAAATATGAACGTAGCATCCCATGTAACGCCTGGATATAAGGATCTTTTACCTCCAGAGGAAGCTTTTATTGAAGATGTCAACGTAGCAGGAGAAGGTAAGGTCAAACTTAACTTCTATCATTCCGAAACCCTACTTAAGGTTAACGAGCTTATACCAGGCCTTGAAGCTGGAACTGCAGATATAATCTTTCACACCACATCTCACACAACAGGGAGCTGGCCCATAATGGGCGGACCATCCTTACCGTTCCTCTTCAAGAGCGACCTAGACATTAACGAAAAGCTTAAGATAGGCCAACCGCTCTTTAACCTCATGCAAAAGATCATGTTGGAAAAGCATAAAATAGTATTCCTGGCCTATGGCGCTATACCTTCTCAATATCTATGGACCTCTAAGAAACCCGTTAGGAAACCAGAGGATATAAAGGGAATGATAATAAGGGTGGGAGGAGAAGCTGAGGCAGAGGCCATTAAAGCTCTAGGGGGTTCACCGGTATTCATGTCCTCAGGAGAGCTTTATGAAGCCTTGCAGAGAGGAACCATAGACGGACTCATAGCATATCCTGGAACTATTGGTGGAAGATCGCTTCACGAGGTCCTCAAATACTGTACAAAGATACCATTAAGTGCCTATGGAAGAGGTATATATATGAAGAAAGAAACTTGGGATAAGCTTCCGGGAAGCGTAAAGCGCATCATAACCCTTGCAGCATATAAATACGATTACCTTCACCTTAAATATGCAGAGGCAGCTCATGAACAAGATGTTTGGCCCAAAGTCAAAGCTAAAGGAATAGAGATCATCGAACCAACAGAGGAAGCGATAAAGCAGTTTAGAGAAATCTGTAAACCCACCTGGGATAGCTGGATAAAGAAGGTTGGAGAAGATATAGGTAAGCAATTTATAGAGCTCGCAACGAAATAG
- a CDS encoding cobalamin-dependent protein (Presence of a B(12) (cobalamin)-binding domain implies dependence on cobalamin itself, in one of its several forms, or in some unusual lineages, dependence on a cobalamin-like analog.), which translates to MRILMVPLDPVHDVALKMLRRELLKNGHEVVLLPPDMKVEEVVEICRLEKPSVIMVSRTVGYGAAEVLGRFIDLLDAAGLRKGCKVIVGGKAITKELAAELGYDAGFGEGTEWEEVIAYVEGRPVKRRICENERKKRDITEGYSYRLLDEAFFKPLEDIAAQIIEWASGKCSPGVERAKVRERMLSGTDALKDYIDLCEEPVKSFYTRGEIPKKVRLVGTEEVSKFKRFIDGLTVPVGSSLASMSKPLVFVQYGTGCPFMDGMHIKVCEAWGADGFLHFDPSWGARVEGLLEGVLSHEEDGTIVTLENLKLIKSLLGESTLWSVRAHRGLNTPETVLLAAYVGADLTKINMVYGSLNGGTDPERLLVDGVYAIRLAARFNLPFDIPTNEELGGVPAYKAFAGMLVVAYLGLKLGARPILKPLFCYSPDVMISGYMEDNYVDYNVAKIWALREIIDAPIWAGEPIGFMTHTEERVQSALTTALHAGLAKSLNLDAITIASTDEAYSRGAITSSSRIDTLRALKEAFRFLGEVKFEPTCRAKSFKEAIKEGILKTLEEIARRGDFLSSLYEGLLGTREEGANPGRVGRGSVSRCLV; encoded by the coding sequence ATGAGGATTTTGATGGTTCCCCTTGATCCGGTTCATGATGTAGCTTTAAAGATGCTTAGGAGAGAGCTTTTGAAGAATGGGCATGAGGTTGTCTTGCTTCCGCCTGACATGAAAGTGGAAGAGGTAGTAGAAATATGTAGGCTTGAGAAGCCTTCTGTGATAATGGTGAGTAGAACTGTTGGATATGGTGCGGCTGAGGTCTTAGGGAGGTTCATAGATCTTCTCGATGCTGCTGGATTGAGAAAAGGGTGTAAAGTTATAGTTGGCGGTAAAGCTATAACCAAAGAGCTCGCTGCCGAGCTTGGGTATGATGCCGGTTTCGGTGAGGGGACGGAATGGGAAGAGGTTATAGCCTATGTGGAAGGTAGACCTGTGAAGAGAAGGATCTGTGAGAATGAGAGAAAGAAGAGAGACATAACTGAGGGTTATAGCTATAGGCTTCTTGATGAAGCCTTTTTTAAGCCTTTGGAGGATATAGCGGCTCAGATCATTGAGTGGGCCTCTGGTAAATGCTCTCCTGGGGTGGAAAGGGCAAAAGTTAGGGAAAGGATGCTCTCGGGTACGGATGCGCTTAAGGATTATATAGATCTCTGTGAGGAGCCTGTAAAAAGCTTTTATACCAGAGGAGAGATCCCCAAGAAGGTTAGACTGGTGGGAACAGAGGAGGTAAGCAAATTTAAGCGTTTTATAGATGGGCTAACTGTTCCGGTGGGATCTTCGCTGGCATCGATGAGTAAGCCCTTGGTCTTTGTTCAGTATGGAACTGGATGTCCCTTTATGGATGGTATGCATATAAAGGTTTGTGAGGCGTGGGGGGCTGACGGCTTTCTTCACTTTGATCCCTCTTGGGGAGCGAGGGTAGAGGGTTTACTGGAGGGAGTCCTGTCTCATGAGGAAGATGGTACGATAGTGACCCTTGAGAACCTAAAGCTTATTAAGTCTCTCCTGGGGGAATCAACCTTGTGGAGCGTTAGGGCTCATAGGGGATTGAATACGCCAGAGACGGTTCTTCTTGCGGCTTATGTGGGAGCTGATCTAACCAAGATCAACATGGTTTACGGTTCTTTAAATGGGGGAACCGATCCCGAGAGGCTTCTTGTAGATGGGGTTTATGCTATAAGGCTTGCGGCAAGATTTAATCTTCCCTTTGATATCCCTACTAATGAAGAGCTTGGAGGTGTTCCAGCCTATAAAGCTTTCGCTGGCATGCTTGTTGTAGCTTACCTTGGTCTTAAGCTTGGGGCTAGGCCAATTTTAAAGCCTCTTTTCTGTTACTCTCCTGATGTTATGATAAGTGGCTATATGGAAGATAATTACGTGGACTATAATGTGGCCAAAATTTGGGCCTTAAGGGAGATAATAGATGCTCCCATATGGGCTGGTGAACCTATTGGGTTTATGACTCATACTGAAGAAAGGGTCCAGTCAGCTTTAACTACTGCGCTTCATGCTGGGTTAGCCAAATCGCTTAACCTTGATGCTATAACCATAGCTTCAACTGATGAGGCTTATTCAAGGGGAGCGATAACTTCAAGCTCAAGGATAGATACTTTAAGAGCCCTTAAGGAGGCTTTTAGATTCTTGGGAGAGGTCAAGTTTGAGCCTACTTGTAGGGCTAAAAGCTTCAAGGAGGCCATTAAAGAGGGAATCTTGAAGACTTTGGAAGAGATAGCAAGAAGGGGGGATTTTCTTTCTTCTCTTTACGAGGGCCTTTTGGGGACAAGAGAAGAAGGAGCCAACCCTGGTAGGGTGGGAAGGGGCTCAGTTTCACGATGCTTAGTTTAG
- a CDS encoding FAD-binding oxidoreductase: protein MGVYDVIIVGGGVIGCSIAYHLSLLKRCRLLIIEKSGIAGGASGSCDGILSVLSKKGGIHLELALESLSMLKGLSRELPLDIEFREIPGMVIIEDQGYVPFMEKFVSEQKRTTDLEIDFLNAKEARRFEPLLSPKIVGAVRSPQNGQANPIYLTYAFFEGACLRGAELKREEVLRIERRASDGFKVTTSIGSYESERVVLSAGAWSPLIPVTLGVKIPIKPRRGQILVTEPVERAINHTILSSRYIVAKYGVDTGGKEGLALEQTHHGSFLIGATREFVGYDRRVTSSAFERIAQTAIEAFPFLRGLRVIRAFAGLRPWTPDGLPIIDDIDGLVLACGHEGDGICLSAVTGRLVSELMVYGRASFDLYHFSLRRFSDSSALYELLTKGAEKASLNPKV from the coding sequence ATGGGCGTTTATGACGTAATTATAGTTGGTGGTGGTGTTATAGGCTGCTCTATTGCATATCATCTCTCCCTTTTAAAGAGATGTAGATTACTTATAATCGAGAAAAGCGGTATAGCGGGAGGAGCATCAGGTTCCTGTGATGGTATATTATCGGTTCTATCGAAAAAGGGAGGAATACACCTTGAGCTTGCTTTGGAAAGCCTTTCCATGCTTAAGGGCTTGTCAAGGGAGCTTCCCTTGGATATAGAGTTTCGGGAGATACCAGGTATGGTGATAATAGAGGACCAAGGTTATGTCCCGTTTATGGAGAAATTCGTGAGCGAGCAAAAGAGAACCACCGATCTTGAGATAGATTTCCTAAATGCTAAGGAAGCTCGTAGGTTTGAACCCTTGTTGTCTCCGAAGATTGTGGGAGCGGTTAGGTCCCCTCAGAACGGTCAGGCCAATCCTATTTACCTAACTTATGCTTTCTTTGAGGGTGCCTGCTTAAGAGGAGCGGAATTAAAGAGAGAGGAAGTTTTAAGAATTGAAAGAAGAGCCTCAGATGGTTTTAAAGTTACAACCTCTATTGGGAGTTACGAGTCCGAAAGGGTGGTTTTATCTGCTGGGGCATGGTCTCCTTTAATTCCTGTTACCTTGGGAGTAAAGATACCTATAAAGCCTAGGAGAGGACAAATTCTTGTTACTGAACCAGTTGAGAGAGCCATAAATCACACCATCCTCTCAAGTAGATATATCGTTGCTAAATATGGTGTGGACACTGGAGGGAAAGAGGGTTTGGCCTTGGAGCAAACCCATCATGGTAGCTTTCTTATAGGGGCTACAAGGGAATTTGTAGGCTATGATAGAAGGGTAACTTCATCAGCTTTTGAGAGAATAGCTCAAACCGCGATAGAGGCCTTTCCCTTCTTAAGGGGTTTAAGGGTTATAAGGGCCTTTGCGGGTTTAAGACCTTGGACGCCTGATGGCTTACCTATAATAGACGATATTGATGGCTTAGTCTTAGCTTGTGGCCATGAAGGGGATGGAATATGTCTTTCAGCTGTGACAGGTAGGCTTGTGAGCGAGCTTATGGTTTACGGCAGAGCCTCTTTTGACCTCTACCACTTTTCATTAAGGAGATTTAGCGACTCCTCAGCTTTGTATGAGCTTCTAACCAAGGGAGCGGAGAAGGCTAGTTTAAATCCTAAAGTATAA
- a CDS encoding TRAP transporter fused permease subunit, with amino-acid sequence MRNLSGWQRYLVGAWLVATALFHLYTATTGVLQPRYQRGVHLLLLLPLAFLLYPATKRSPRDKFTLSDAFLAGLSLLPPIYLIIFNDALNTRFEFVDPVTPLQIILGLLNIALLLEAIRRAVVPAMAMLLLILIGYLYVAPYLPGVFHSKPLSLGKFVEMFYLITDSGIYGTITGISATVVALFVIFGSFLESTKVGDYLTKIAARIAGMGPGGPAKIAVLASGLFGSISGVAASNVYATGSFTIPMMKKLGYKPEFAGAVEAVASTGGIFMPPVMGAAAFVMSELTNIPYIKICAAALLGAIFYYVALGFTVHYVALRDNLKGMPKEELPTWRELARDTYLIAPAIGLVYFLIKGYSPFMAAYYSIWISIAISFLKRDTFMTPKKFVRSLEHGAENMIIVALACAGAGMVISILTHTGLGLGLASVVATLSGGNLLLALILVMVVCLILGMGLPTTPAYVIAVTIAGPALLKMGIDPLKSHMFALYFAKLSEVTPPVCVASYCAASIAGTDPIKVGFVSWKLAITGYLVGYIFVYNDALLLRGSLTEIATVIVLMTAISLVISIGIAGYFRKRLTILERALSFGILAMLVLFSTVPGFPRGTIASLIAIIGLGYFIFNRAILKRGVSKTV; translated from the coding sequence GTGAGGAATCTATCGGGATGGCAAAGATATTTAGTGGGCGCGTGGCTTGTTGCCACCGCCCTTTTTCATCTTTATACTGCTACTACAGGGGTTTTACAACCAAGATATCAGAGAGGAGTTCATCTTCTTTTGCTTTTGCCTTTAGCTTTTCTTCTTTATCCGGCGACTAAAAGATCTCCCAGAGATAAGTTTACCCTCTCTGATGCCTTTCTTGCAGGCCTTTCTCTTTTACCACCTATTTATCTCATAATCTTTAACGATGCCTTAAATACCAGATTTGAGTTTGTTGATCCTGTTACTCCATTGCAGATTATTTTAGGGCTACTCAACATAGCGCTTCTTTTGGAGGCTATAAGGCGAGCGGTTGTTCCGGCTATGGCCATGCTTTTGCTGATTTTAATAGGATATCTTTATGTAGCTCCCTATCTTCCAGGGGTTTTTCACTCTAAGCCTTTATCCTTGGGGAAGTTTGTTGAGATGTTTTATTTAATAACCGATAGCGGGATTTATGGTACGATAACAGGTATTTCCGCCACGGTTGTAGCTTTGTTTGTCATCTTTGGCTCTTTCTTGGAGTCAACAAAGGTGGGAGATTACCTTACTAAGATAGCTGCTAGAATAGCGGGGATGGGGCCTGGTGGACCAGCTAAGATAGCTGTTTTAGCGAGCGGGCTCTTTGGTTCCATAAGCGGGGTGGCGGCAAGTAACGTTTACGCTACGGGAAGCTTCACCATACCTATGATGAAGAAGCTTGGATACAAGCCTGAGTTTGCTGGTGCTGTTGAAGCTGTGGCCTCAACGGGAGGCATATTTATGCCACCTGTGATGGGGGCCGCTGCTTTTGTTATGTCTGAGCTTACTAATATTCCTTATATAAAGATATGCGCTGCAGCTTTGCTTGGAGCGATATTTTATTACGTTGCTTTAGGTTTTACCGTTCACTATGTGGCATTAAGGGATAACCTTAAAGGTATGCCGAAGGAGGAGCTTCCCACGTGGCGGGAGCTCGCTCGCGATACATACTTAATTGCACCAGCCATCGGATTAGTTTACTTTTTAATTAAGGGATATTCTCCATTTATGGCCGCTTATTATTCCATATGGATATCTATAGCTATAAGCTTTTTAAAGAGAGATACCTTTATGACGCCTAAAAAGTTTGTTCGCTCGTTAGAGCATGGAGCTGAGAATATGATAATAGTTGCTTTAGCCTGCGCTGGAGCTGGTATGGTAATTAGCATATTAACTCATACTGGCCTCGGATTAGGTTTAGCTTCGGTGGTAGCGACTCTCTCCGGTGGGAACCTTCTTTTAGCTTTAATCTTGGTTATGGTGGTTTGTCTCATACTTGGTATGGGCCTTCCGACTACACCCGCCTATGTTATAGCTGTTACGATAGCGGGACCAGCCTTACTTAAGATGGGTATAGATCCTCTTAAGTCACATATGTTTGCTTTGTATTTTGCTAAGCTTTCTGAGGTTACACCGCCTGTGTGTGTAGCTTCTTACTGTGCTGCATCGATTGCTGGGACAGACCCTATTAAGGTGGGTTTTGTTAGCTGGAAGCTTGCTATTACAGGTTATCTTGTTGGATATATCTTCGTTTACAATGATGCTTTACTCTTGAGAGGTTCTCTCACTGAAATTGCTACGGTTATTGTTCTTATGACTGCTATATCTTTGGTTATCTCTATAGGGATAGCTGGTTACTTCAGGAAGAGATTAACTATTCTTGAAAGAGCTTTATCCTTTGGGATTTTGGCTATGCTCGTTCTTTTCTCCACTGTTCCAGGTTTTCCCCGGGGAACTATAGCCTCTCTTATAGCTATTATAGGATTAGGCTATTTCATCTTTAATCGAGCTATTTTGAAGAGGGGGGTTTCCAAGACGGTTTAG
- a CDS encoding TRAP transporter large permease subunit, with amino-acid sequence MSFDTITIIALSALLLFMAIGAPIFISLGFAGAIGIYLVSGTKGLFQIPASITSQLYSFLLVAIPLYVLMGELIFVSGIGRDIYNAFSKWLNRIPGGLAIATIYSCALFGAMCGVSIAGVAAIGTMAIPEMLKRGYDRKLAAGAVAAPGALAVLIPPSISFIIYGSLSGESVAKLFIGGIVPGLVLATMMAGYVLLAVLRNPSLAPREFTEVSLKEKLASLKRLWVVILLIIFVLGSIYTGIATPTEAASIGVAGALAVTIIYKTLTWKKLLTVLSNSARISASLLIILACAFTFSQFLNLVRLPERIAKWATSVQVPGIVVILIFMGVLILLGCIIDGASLIIVTTPIMLPAVKALGFDPLWFGILMVLNVEIAVITPPVGLNLYTLKSIAEDLHINEIIRGTAPYIIVEILCLLLFVFWPSLALWLPSTMR; translated from the coding sequence ATGAGCTTCGATACTATAACCATAATAGCCTTATCAGCACTTTTACTTTTCATGGCTATTGGAGCACCCATATTTATCTCACTAGGATTTGCAGGTGCCATAGGAATATATTTGGTGAGCGGAACAAAAGGGCTATTCCAGATACCGGCTTCCATAACTTCCCAGCTTTATAGCTTCCTGCTTGTGGCCATTCCCCTTTACGTTCTAATGGGTGAGCTAATCTTCGTTAGCGGTATAGGTAGAGACATATATAACGCTTTTAGTAAATGGCTAAACAGGATACCAGGAGGATTAGCTATAGCCACCATATACTCCTGCGCCCTCTTCGGTGCCATGTGTGGAGTTAGCATCGCTGGAGTCGCAGCTATAGGAACGATGGCCATACCTGAAATGCTTAAAAGAGGCTATGATAGAAAGCTTGCTGCGGGAGCAGTAGCTGCACCTGGAGCTTTAGCTGTCTTAATACCACCAAGCATATCATTCATAATTTACGGTTCCCTCTCTGGGGAATCGGTCGCAAAGCTATTCATAGGGGGAATAGTTCCAGGGTTAGTTCTTGCTACCATGATGGCGGGATATGTGCTTCTGGCCGTATTGAGAAATCCAAGCTTAGCCCCAAGAGAGTTCACCGAGGTTAGCCTAAAGGAAAAGCTAGCATCACTTAAAAGGCTTTGGGTCGTAATATTGTTAATAATCTTCGTTCTAGGTTCCATCTATACCGGAATAGCTACACCAACTGAGGCAGCATCCATAGGAGTAGCTGGAGCTCTAGCTGTAACTATAATCTATAAGACATTGACCTGGAAAAAGCTTCTAACCGTATTATCAAACTCCGCAAGAATAAGCGCATCACTGCTTATAATCTTGGCCTGCGCTTTCACCTTTAGCCAATTCCTGAATCTAGTAAGGCTACCGGAGAGGATCGCAAAGTGGGCTACAAGCGTCCAGGTCCCTGGAATAGTCGTAATACTTATATTCATGGGAGTATTAATACTTTTAGGGTGCATAATAGACGGAGCTTCTTTGATAATAGTCACTACCCCTATAATGCTTCCAGCGGTCAAAGCCTTGGGCTTTGATCCACTATGGTTTGGGATACTCATGGTACTAAACGTAGAGATAGCGGTAATAACACCGCCGGTAGGTCTTAATCTTTATACATTAAAGAGCATAGCGGAAGATCTACACATAAACGAGATAATCAGGGGAACGGCACCTTACATAATAGTTGAGATATTATGCTTGTTATTGTTTGTATTCTGGCCATCCCTGGCCTTATGGCTACCAAGCACTATGAGATGA